Part of the Quercus lobata isolate SW786 chromosome 6, ValleyOak3.0 Primary Assembly, whole genome shotgun sequence genome, tttcttttgaaaatatcatACAATGCAAATAACTTTTCCATGATCTATAAATCTAATAAAAGTTATTCATCCTATATCTACGTAACAATTCAAATAATTTCTTGACTTAATTGTAAAGTTATGATACCTTATCCTATAtgaaaatgattgttttaattttcattccattccattatttatttaactaattTTAAAAGGCTTCATTATTTCCCtatcttataaatatatattgtactAAAAATTAGTCCcaaacaaaaagccaaaaaaaaaaaaaaaaacccacaaatcccaataaaattaatcttaatcaGTTATTGAACAAAGTCACAACAATATTCTCTACAAAACATTGAAACTGAAGAGGAACAATTATGCATGACGAAGCTATCTGGACAGAGGTGGCACGGACAATCGTGGCATGTACAGACTAAACGGCCACGTGACATCCAGCCCATTATTATCTGGTCTCCAAGGAACCTTAAATGGACAATACTTGCAACGCACGATTATCCCTGGTTTGTAGAATCCCAACATGAGTAGAATTCTAGAATATACACGCATTAATGAGTATcttccccataaggaaaagacttgttCCGCAAGCAAAGGAGTCTGGCCCTACGTGACTATAAAACCCAAAGaccctcaagaaaaaggtacGTACAATTTCTCTAAAGCTTATACTCTCTAACATTGTTGGAGCTCTCTTTTGACTTAACCTTTGAAGGGTCTTTGGCCAGTACCACATCGGTATTCTCTATAAGGTCTTTTTCTATGTTGGGCAGGTCTGGTATCGAGCGTGTTGGAACcgtgtggctcactggtgattttttcggcatcatcaattgGTGCCATCTGTGGGGAATTACGAGTAATCAGTCATTGCTTTATCCTTGAGACAAAAGGTCGTACAGTCCAAACTCGATCGTTGGCATCAGCCAACCAAGAAACTGAAAATCTCCCCACTGTTGTAGAATGGCAACTACAGACACTCTCGACTGCGATCGAGCGACttactcaacaaaataaaactcttaTGCTACAAAACCAAGCATTGGAAGGGCAAATTAAGCATCCGCAAGAACATCAAAGTCTTATCGCATGATCAACGTAGAAGTGGTCATAATCACTATCCACCCCTTCGAAATATTACAGAAGGGAACAACAAATAGAAGAGAAGACTGACGACTACAATACTGTAGGACAACGAACGATTGGCCAAAGAGAAGGCAAGAGGCCTAGACACTCTAACAACCGACCCGTTCACTCCACCCCACTAAACGCTCCTATCGACCATATACTTACACTTATCAAAGACGACTCCATGTTGGAATGGCCGAGGAGGATGAATGGGGATCCAAGCAAGCGATCAAAGCACCAAATATTGACATTACCACCATGAACATGGACATGACACAAAGGAGTGTTATTATCTAAAACAACAAATGGAAATCCTTGTAGGCCAAGGGAAGTTGTAGCGAACTGGAGCAACCCAGCAAGACGGAAGACCAATTCTCCACGAAAAAGGTGCCTTTTGGACAACAACCACCCTACAAGAGAGACTTGATGGGTAGAAGCTACCTCACCCTTAGAATACCGAATGCCTGAAGAATATTTACTCTACttgcgattaaaaaaaaaaaaaaggtgaaccAATACCACCTACCCTTCTATAATATCTCCGAGGTAGTACCGATCATCAAAGTCACCAAGATGACGAACAATCTGAGAGATTATCAACTCAAGTAGCGAAGGCAAACATGTAAGGGGGGCAATAGACAAGGAATATTTGTACAATGCATAGGGTGGACGGTCACTATACTAAGTTATCTACGGGTAGACGCATGGCCAAAGTCGCCTACTGGTAGACGGCCACTACACTAAGTTACCTACGAGTAAACACATGGCCAAAGTTGCCTACGGGTGGACAGTCACTATACTAAGTTACCTACAGGTATACGCATGGCCAAAGTCGCCTACGGGTGGACTGTCACTATACTAAATTACCTACGGGTAGATGCATGGCCAAAGTCGCCTGCGGGTGGACGGCCACTACACTAAGTTACCTACGGGTAGAAGCATGGCCAAAGCCACCTACTGGTGGACGGTCACTATACTAAGTTACCTACGAGTAGATGCATAGCCAAAGTCGCCTACGGGTGGACGGTCACTATACTAAGTTACCTACGGGTAGACGCATGGCCAAAGTCGCCTATGGGTGAACGGCCACTACACTAAGTTACCTACGGGTAGACACATGGCCAAATTCGCCTACGGATGGACGGTCACTATACTAAGTTACCTACAGGTAGACGCATAGCCAAAGTCGCCTACGGATGGACGGTCACTACACTAAGTTACCTACGGGTAGACGCATGACCAAAGTTGATTATGGGTTGATGGTCGCCATacttagtcacctcaacaagTCCATGACCCCAAGTGGATGACCAACAAGGTGAtgaggtaacacttagtcacctcaacaagTCCACGACCCAAGATGGACGTCCAACAAGGTGACaaggtaacacttagtcacctcaataAGTCCACGACCCCAAGTGGACGACCAAaaaggtgacgaggtaacaATCACCACAACAAATCCACGACCCAAGGTGGACAACTaacaaggtgacgaggtaacacttagtcacctcaacaagTCCACGACCCAAGGTGGACGTCCaacaaggtgacgaggtaacacttagtcaccttAATAAGTCCACGACGCCAAGTGGATGACCAAAAAAGTGATGAGGTAACACTTAATCACCTCAACAAATCCACGACCCAAGGTGGACGACTAACAAGGTGATGAGGTAACATTTAGTCACCTTAACAAGTCCACGACCCCAAGTGGACAACTAACAAGGTGACAAGGTAACGCTTAGTCGCTGACCCAAGGTGGATGATTAACAAGGAGACAAGGTAACACTTGGTCACCTCAACAACTCCACGACCCCAAGTGGACAACCAAAAGGGTGACAAGGTAACAATCACCTCAACAAATCCACGACTCAAGGTGGACGACTAACAAGATGACGAGGTAACACTTGGTCACCTCAACAAGTCCATGACCCCAAGTGAACGACCAAAAAGGTGACGAGATAACAATCACCTCAACAAATCCATGACCCAAGGTGGACGACTAACAAGGTGAtgaggtaacacttagtcacctcaacaagTCCACGACCAAAGGTGGACGTCAAAGAAGGTAacgaggtaacacttagtcacctcaataAGTCCACAACCCCAAGTGGACAACCAATAAAGTGATTAGGTAACACTTAATCACCTCAACAAATTCACAACCCAAGGTGGACGACTAACAAGGTGATGAGGTAACACTTAGTCGCCGACCCAAGGTGGACGACTaacaaggtgacgaggtaatacttagtcacctcaacaagTCTACGACCCCAAGTGGACGACTAACAAGGTGATGAGGTAACACTTAGTCGCCGACCCAAGGTGGACGACTAACAAGGTGATGAGGTAACACTTGGTCAGCTCAACAAGTTCACGACCCCAAGCGAACGACCAACAAGGTGAtgaggtaacacttagtcatCTCAACAAATCTGCGACCAAAAAATGACAACCCAAAAAGTGGAcggacacaaaaaaaaaaaaaaaaaaaaaaaaaaaaaaaaggtggatggacacaaaaaaaaaaaaaaaaaaaaaaaaaaaaaaaaaagggggacaGATGCATATgtccatgaaaaaaaatggacggacaaaaaaaaaaaaaaaggaggacgGATGCatgtccatgaaaaaaaaaaaaagtggacgGATGCATATgtccatgaaaaaaaatggacatgcatgtccataaaaaaataataataataataagtggaAAAATGTatgtccatgaaaaaaaaagtggacggacacaaaaaaaaaaaaaaaaaaaaaaaaaaaaaaaaaaaaaaaggaagaagaagggaCGGATGCATatgtccatgaaaaaaaaaaagtggacgaacacaaaaaaaaaaaaaaaaaaaaaaaaaaaaaaaaaaaagagaagaagagggaCGGATGCATGTCCATGAAAAATGTGGACGGACacacaagaagaagaaaaaggacgCATGCATGTCCATGAACAAAAGTGGACGGacaccaaaataaaaaaggggaCAGATGCATATgtccatgaaaaaaaatggaCGACGAGGTAACACTCAGTCACGTCGGCAAGTCCACGACCCAAAGTAGACGGACAAAATACTTTAAGAATGGGACATTAATAGAGGACTACAATGCGTACCGAAGGTTGAAAGTTCGGGCATCACGCGTCCTGGGGGCAGTGTATCAATGGCCTACTGTGCAGAAGGATGCCCAATCCTACGTATAAGCATACGACCAATGCCAACGCTGCAGCAAGACCTCAGGGCTAAACACTACAAAAGGGAGCCAACGGACACCTAATCCTCATCCCAATGGGATGGATCGACAACCAAGGGTACCGACGATCAAGGATGCCAACGGCACCTGATTctcattcaaaattaaagttctactacctacgggtggaaggactAACCAAGCCACTAGCAAAtgccttggtacaaaatttaagtccttctacctacgggtggaaagACGAACCAAGTCACCTACGGGTGCCTTGGTCGAAATTTAAAGTCCTTCTACCTATGGGTGGAAGGACAAACCGAGTCACTCACAAGTGCCTTGGTCAAAACTAAAGTCCTACTACCTACAGGTGGAAGGACTAACCAAGCCACCAGCAAGTGTCttggtataaaatataaatcctTCTACCTCCGGGTGTcttggtcgaaatttaagtccttctacctatgGGTGGAAAGACGAATGGAGTCACTCACGAGTGCCTTGGTCAAAATTAAAGTCCTACTACCTACGGGTGAAAGGGCTAACCAAGCCACCAGCAAGtgccttggtacaaaatttaagtccttctacctatgggtggaaggacgaaccaagtcactcatGAGTGTCTTAGTCGAAATCTAAGTCATTCTACCTACAAGTGGAAGGACGAACCGAGTCACTTACGAGTGCCTTGATCGAAGTTTAAAGTCCTACTACTTATGGATGAAAGGACTAACCAAGCCATTAGcgaaacaaaatttaagtccttctacctataggtggaaggacgaaccaactCACTCACAAGTGTCTTGGCCGAAATTTAAGTCCGACCTACGGGTAGAAGGACAAACCAAGTCACTCACAAGTGTCTTGGCCGAAATTTAAgtcctacctacgggtggaaggacaaACCAAGTCACTTATGAgtgccttggtcaaaatttaCGTCCTTCTACCTACgagtggaaggacgaaccaagtcactcattagtgtcttggtcaaaatttaagtccttctacctacgggtggaaggacgaaccaatcACCTACGGGTGCCTTGGTCGAAGTTTAAAGTCTtactacctacgggtggaaggactAACCAAGCCACCAGCAAGTGCCTTGGTACCAAATTTAAGTCtttctacctacgggtggaaggacgaacgaAGTCACTCATAAGTGTcttggtcgaaatttaagtccttctatctacgggtggaaggacgaaccaagtcactcacaaGTGCCttggtgaaaattttaagtCCTACTACCTAAGGGTGGAAGGACCAACCAAGTCGCCCACAAGTGCCTTGGTGAAAATTCGAAGTCTTCCTACCTACAGGAGGACAGATGAGCCATGTCACCTAAAAGGgccttggtcaaaatttaagtcccctATGCCATAAATAATTTCAGGCCAGCCTATCAAAGACTGACAAGTCTCTTAGTATCCAAATCGAACCGTCACCCCATGGGTCCTTCCACTCCAAGATCAcatagggtgaagggggcaactgaagaggaAAAATTATGCATGACGAAGCTATCTGGACAGAGGTGGCACGGACAGTCGTGACATGTACAGACCGAACGGCCACATGACATCCAGCCCATTATTTTGTGGTCTCCAAGGAACcttaaatagaaaatacttGCGAAGCACGATTAGCCCTAGTTTGTAGAATCCCAACATGAGTAGAATTCTAGAATATACACGCATTAATGAGTATcttccccataaggaaaagacttgttCCGCAAGAAAAGGAGTTTGGCCCTACGcaactataaaaacccaaagaccctcaagaaaaaggtatgcaCAATTTTTCCAAAGCTCATACTCTCTAACATTGTTGGAGCTCTCTTCTAACTTAACCTTTGGAGGGTTTTTGGCcagtaccacaccggtactctttGTAAAGTATTTTTCTATGTTGGGCAGGTCAGGAATCGAGCGTGTTGGAACcgtgtagctcactggtgattttttcaGCATCATCAGAAACTAATGCTAATAAGTCAATACTCTAAAAGGACTAGGgggaacaaacaaacaaagtttcttttcaaactagtttggagagaaatctttcaaacttatcatatatttttatattgagtgtaaattttgaaaatctaaccgttggatttcatattcttattatattcttcgtgcttgcaaaatttcaagaatatcaaaaatcatttattatgtcatcaaacaaatgttaaaatttcaagtttttgtgttttaaaattgtatataaaaaataagtttattgatcgaatagtaTATAACATCCGATTTGAATggaatttgatatgcatgttaagaacataaggaacatgaaattcaacagttagatttccAAAATTCACACCCGAGAAAGaaatatatgataagtttgaaGGGTTTCTCCCTAAATTAGTTTGGGTAGAAACTTTGTTTTGGAACAAACATAGGATATTGACGTGCTATTTTCATTCTCCTCTATCTTTTAGTTATAAATCTTTTATGGGTCCTAGTGATTTTATTAGAAATTATACTCATTTAGAGTAAGTTTGGAGTATCTTTTATTAGACTTCTAGCAAACAGAAAGAAGTTGCTTTTAACAAATCTGTCAGTGTACAAGCCGAATGGTGGATTACACAACAAATAACGAGTgtttaaaccaaaattttttgtaagggAACTGAAAAGATGATGGTGAGCTcatcaaattaataatacaaCCATTGGTTAAACCAATGACATGACACATCTATTATAATtaagtaaaattaataatactaTAATCCTAATGTGTaaagacatttatttatttataaacccTAATGAGTAAAGACATAGATTATGTTCGTTAAAtgatataaatatttgaataaatacatcatttttaatattcatgcatctCTGTCTAACATACATTTTGTTTAATGGGAAATAATAGTTCAACCAAGTACTTGATAGAAAATTAGAAGTCAAATGTCCTAGGCCAGGGTTTGGAATCTGGATACAACAATTTAAGAACTGCaacataaatattttctcaaaaaaaaaaataaataaataaataagttttaaaataaaaattataaagcaaTACTATAAGAACTGTTTAATTGAGGCAGTGTCTAAAAATGGAGACTTTAAGCACAACATCATCCCTCTTGATCAACTAGAAGACACAAGTATCTCCTACTTGGAGATTATTTTCCTTTGCAAATGCAGCCGAACTAGCAGAAAATGAACCTTGTACCTTTCCAGAAAACACAAACCTCACCTCCCATGATCGATCACCAACTTTAAGCATCACATATTGTCCATTTTGAATATAGTTTCTCTTAATAAAGTGGACTGGTATTCTCTGCAAAAAATagatattattatatacattaGTACTATATATAAGCAAAACCTTGACAAGGTTGCTCTAGTATGCATTCTTTGAATTAAAAGCATACCGAGCCATATGCTTGAACGAAAGATGGCTGCATGACCACCATGAAATAAGGATTTTTTGATTTGAAGGCACTTGCTACTTTCTTAAGAGCTTTTGCTTTGTCTTTCCTAGTCAATTTTCGGATCCTTATAGGAACGTTAGATTTCTGGCTCAGAATTCTTGCACTTGTATAAGtacttttcattttcatgtGAGG contains:
- the LOC115949994 gene encoding B3 domain-containing protein REM19-like, whose amino-acid sequence is MKSTYTSARILSQKSNVPIRIRKLTRKDKAKALKKVASAFKSKNPYFMVVMQPSFVQAYGSRIPVHFIKRNYIQNGQYVMLKVGDRSWEVRFVFSGKVQGSFSASSAAFAKENNLQVGDTCVF